The proteins below come from a single bacterium genomic window:
- a CDS encoding VIT domain-containing protein, which yields MNHLKLSLCALCLVLPMLVSAQPAEKPAEDKTLSPYFLIKSDDPTVDRLPLLSTKADVSIAGVIADVKVKQVYKNDGKKPIEAVYTFPASTRAAVYAMKMTIGDRTITAQIREREKARQEYEQAKQHGQTASLLEQERPNVFQMNVANIMPGDFITVEMSYTELLVPAEGVYEFAYPTVVGPRYSNIPENHAKQTDQWVQSPYTHEGEAPSYEFGMNVRLAAGLPIQEISCPSHKTSIKYEGLNDATIALDSSEKQGGNRDFILRYRLAGGKIQSGLLLYQGKDENFFLAMIQPPKRVDVTAIPPREYIFIVDVSGSMHGFPLDISKTLLRNLLTNLRPSDYFNVELFSGVSAVMAEKSVPVTPANIENAIAFIDKEQGSGGTEVLPALQRALALPRVEGASHTIVIATDGYVTVETEAFDLIRKNLGEANLFAFGIGSSVNRLIIEGMAHVGMGEPFVIDKPEAAAAQAEKFREYIQSPVLTGIDVAYGGFQAYDVEPKAIPDVMAERPIIIFGKWRGTPEGMIAVSGLGGSGRYSQVLNVADASPNEGNSALRYLWARHMVQILADYNNLREDSARVKQVTALGLKYSLLTQYTSFVAIDKKVRNVGGKQEVVEQALPMPQGVSDYAVGGGAAAGFGGMGKSAAGYRAYSAPASYNGAAKLEADEMEAAPMPPPPPSSTVRVFKIDIQGGVPERTVKAAFQKRMVEFGSVYSSELASQPGLHGKMVVEFTVGADGQVRGTKVLVNELTSDFGQAVTRLVESLAIANSSGSDATINVTLIFTP from the coding sequence ATGAACCACCTGAAACTGTCACTGTGCGCGCTGTGCCTGGTCCTGCCGATGCTGGTTTCGGCTCAGCCTGCGGAGAAGCCCGCGGAAGACAAGACCCTGTCGCCCTACTTTCTGATAAAGAGCGACGACCCGACCGTTGACCGCCTGCCTTTGCTTTCGACCAAGGCCGATGTTTCCATTGCCGGCGTGATTGCGGACGTCAAGGTCAAGCAGGTCTACAAGAACGATGGGAAGAAGCCGATTGAGGCGGTCTACACGTTCCCGGCCTCAACTCGCGCCGCGGTTTACGCCATGAAGATGACGATTGGCGACCGCACCATCACCGCCCAGATACGCGAGCGCGAGAAGGCGCGACAGGAGTACGAGCAGGCGAAGCAGCACGGTCAGACCGCATCGCTGCTCGAACAGGAACGGCCCAACGTATTCCAGATGAACGTGGCGAACATCATGCCCGGCGACTTCATCACGGTCGAGATGTCCTACACCGAGCTTTTGGTCCCAGCCGAAGGGGTGTACGAGTTTGCCTACCCGACCGTGGTCGGCCCGCGCTATTCCAACATACCCGAGAATCATGCGAAGCAGACCGACCAGTGGGTGCAGAGCCCATACACCCATGAGGGCGAAGCGCCGAGCTATGAGTTCGGCATGAATGTGCGGCTTGCCGCCGGGTTGCCGATACAGGAGATTTCCTGCCCGTCGCACAAGACCAGTATCAAGTACGAGGGCCTGAACGATGCGACCATTGCTTTGGACTCTTCGGAGAAGCAGGGCGGCAACCGCGATTTCATCCTGCGCTACCGGCTGGCTGGCGGCAAGATTCAGTCCGGCCTGCTCCTGTACCAGGGCAAGGACGAGAACTTCTTCCTAGCCATGATTCAGCCGCCCAAGCGGGTGGATGTGACCGCGATTCCACCGCGCGAGTACATCTTCATCGTTGACGTATCCGGCTCGATGCACGGGTTTCCCTTGGACATCTCGAAGACGTTGCTGCGCAACCTGCTCACGAACCTGAGGCCCAGCGACTACTTCAACGTCGAGCTCTTCTCCGGCGTTAGCGCGGTGATGGCCGAGAAGTCGGTCCCGGTCACGCCCGCGAACATCGAGAACGCAATCGCCTTCATTGATAAGGAGCAGGGCTCGGGCGGGACGGAGGTGCTTCCTGCCCTCCAGCGCGCTCTTGCTCTGCCTCGCGTCGAAGGCGCTTCGCACACGATAGTCATCGCGACCGACGGCTATGTCACGGTTGAGACCGAGGCGTTCGACCTGATAAGGAAGAACCTCGGCGAAGCGAACCTGTTCGCGTTCGGCATCGGTTCGAGCGTGAACCGTCTCATCATCGAGGGCATGGCGCACGTCGGCATGGGCGAGCCGTTCGTCATCGACAAGCCCGAGGCGGCAGCGGCCCAGGCCGAGAAGTTCCGCGAGTACATCCAGAGCCCGGTGCTGACCGGGATTGACGTGGCGTACGGCGGATTCCAGGCCTACGACGTCGAGCCCAAAGCGATTCCCGACGTGATGGCCGAGCGACCGATAATCATCTTCGGCAAATGGCGCGGGACCCCGGAAGGGATGATTGCCGTCAGCGGGCTCGGAGGTTCAGGCAGATACAGCCAGGTGCTCAATGTCGCCGACGCGAGTCCGAATGAAGGAAACTCCGCGCTCCGGTATCTCTGGGCCCGACACATGGTCCAGATTCTCGCCGACTACAACAACCTCCGCGAAGACTCGGCCCGCGTGAAGCAGGTCACGGCCCTTGGCCTGAAGTACAGCCTGCTTACCCAGTACACGTCGTTCGTCGCGATTGACAAGAAGGTGCGGAACGTCGGCGGCAAACAGGAGGTAGTCGAACAGGCGCTGCCCATGCCGCAGGGCGTGTCCGACTACGCGGTCGGCGGTGGTGCCGCGGCCGGGTTCGGCGGCATGGGCAAGTCGGCCGCCGGCTACAGGGCGTACAGCGCCCCGGCAAGCTACAATGGCGCCGCCAAGCTGGAGGCCGACGAGATGGAGGCTGCGCCGATGCCACCACCTCCTCCCAGCAGTACCGTAAGGGTTTTTAAGATCGACATCCAGGGCGGCGTCCCGGAGCGAACGGTCAAGGCAGCCTTTCAGAAGCGGATGGTTGAGTTCGGGTCGGTGTATTCCTCAGAGCTTGCATCCCAGCCCGGACTGCATGGGAAGATGGTCGTCGAGTTCACGGTCGGCGCGGACGGGCAGGTGCGCGGCACGAAAGTCCTCGTGAACGAGCTGACCTCCGACTTCGGGCAGGCAGTCACCAGGCTGGTAGAGAGCCTGGCTATCGCCAACTCCAGCGGCAGTGACGCTACCATCAATGTAACCCTGATTTTCACACCTTAG
- a CDS encoding sigma 54-interacting transcriptional regulator, which yields MAQTEPFRASQLLADRYEVIARLGGGETAETYKVRDAIGDRLLALKILREDAPKTEERSLSREFYYLSRFTHPNIVSAFDYGSTPEGRPFFTMEFFDGRPITAFFATGFQPGLVDVSLQVLAALDRIHAQGLIHSDLKPQNLLVADIDGSPRAKLLDFGLAERLSLSDTSVPRGTLGYVAPEVLKGVDADARADLYSLGLVLYEVVTGRGPGKERDLLAWLRMQYYSEFKAPREFNQSIPEDFESVLLSLVHKEPERRPRSAAAVIEVLSRPGGEPLGLAEPQGYTAAPGFLGRSDELAGLKAMLDDTSRGTARAACITGERGVGKSRLLSEFRFMAQLDGATIVSFEPSSLGGGSRSLVGMTLDYLSARSPVGGPDAGESRAATTEEKYRLFDTLVGGLKEMSSSPRVRHSLVLIVDDFELYDSTSLEFLRYLVFSLGNERLMVLVAGVNEARLLDLVAGLGPASSFRHMALPPMGEKEVTALLASLVGELPGSERLTQWLMHATGGSPLFVIETVRSLIDGNVLVRRGSRWALVEDALSASSAPSSVTDVLQKRLEALPADELSVLQVGATTSGPFTVGFLSAALGQDERTLFNATARLKSQGLLRSYAGDADASFVLSSKILEATVSERLSAAERRELHRRVAEVLELLHPGKPDKLIHDLAHHYAQAGIEDRAYGYSLRAGARARENRLNEQALGCYEAALAFSAQARSARERVELLERVGELREATGKYPEAVDAYSRGMAIVTADPELSQDKTLMSRFLRKLGLVQQKRGQHHQALDSFNQALLMQSDRATPLYIDILSDLGWSYIGVGGFGRAEQLLSDALRLAESLKDRMPAVSGRLSARSFYNLGVLAWSRGDSVLSQQLVERGLETYEAIGDNHSAGEASQLLATLWWRRGEIARAREHYQRFLSQQRRSGEVDFLLRSLQGLGIICQEEGHWTEANDYFAEALNLAERIGNRAATADLNSNLGMTCDERGDWDQALAFYRRALELQPPASADSYGRRVVVMANLAQLLTGRGEMSDAERLLTEAEALAAQNPNPDLRFVLGVCRIQFLLRAGRIEPARKAIVDTLLPVRRERAPRRLAQLYTLASEQRLATGDFLRAAEDARRALGYCGDHTTSKEYAIALRFSGLAKCMLERADRGTREIRRSIELLRDIGSRHELALSLMASALALTRHSRGEMPVDLNIPLSFRPVAEQDVSEALANLREAQAILRLIGARPDAQRADELLETVNHVSSTMRLKARGREEYLKVFYEVSRLIGLGLEKEDFLEHVLDSVINVIQAERGLLFLMQRGKLVPAAARNVDHTTIEDATAISRSVLRRVRRHGEMVLSSDAMTDPRFNTSNSVLLNKIHSLLCVPLTVENRVIGTIYVDSRVTSHLFLEEDMNLLISVASLLAATIDKSAAFKKLQEDMLALREDMLVDAATGYFLGRSRAMKEVYRVIDRIAPSSCTVLLTGETGTGKGVLARLIHAKSERHAQGFMSINCGALPENLFESELFGHARGAFTGAVRDKEGLFEAAVGGTVFLDEVSNTTLGVQAKLLQVLDEKVTRRVGETKPRQVDVRLICATNRDIQQEVQTGRFREDLFYRINGVTINVPALRERTGDVELLATYFVKRYAGQLNKAVDGFEDAVLESFAGYAWPGNVRELQNVVERSVIMAQKNLITTDDVGTQFSEVEKRPDSGRAQRRRLGREEIVKALRETGGNVSQAAYVLAIHRRQLQRLLQRHQIDRTNPY from the coding sequence ATGGCTCAGACCGAACCGTTCCGGGCATCGCAGTTGTTGGCCGACCGGTACGAGGTGATTGCCAGACTTGGAGGCGGTGAAACTGCTGAAACGTATAAGGTTAGGGACGCCATCGGCGACCGCTTGCTGGCGCTCAAGATTCTAAGGGAGGACGCCCCCAAGACGGAGGAACGGAGTCTCAGCCGCGAGTTCTACTACCTGTCCCGCTTCACACACCCGAACATCGTCAGCGCGTTCGACTACGGGTCGACTCCCGAGGGCAGGCCGTTCTTCACGATGGAGTTCTTCGACGGCCGGCCCATCACCGCGTTCTTTGCGACCGGCTTCCAACCCGGACTGGTGGATGTCTCCCTGCAGGTGCTGGCAGCGCTCGACCGAATACACGCCCAGGGGCTGATTCACTCCGACCTGAAGCCGCAGAACTTGCTGGTGGCGGATATTGATGGTTCGCCACGAGCCAAGCTGCTCGACTTCGGCCTCGCGGAGCGGCTGTCGCTGTCCGACACCTCGGTTCCGCGAGGAACGCTCGGTTACGTCGCCCCGGAGGTGCTCAAGGGCGTTGACGCCGACGCTCGGGCCGACCTCTACTCGCTCGGGCTTGTGCTCTACGAGGTGGTAACCGGCCGGGGGCCGGGCAAGGAGCGGGACCTTCTGGCCTGGCTTAGAATGCAGTACTACTCCGAATTCAAGGCGCCACGGGAATTCAACCAGAGTATCCCCGAGGATTTCGAGTCGGTGCTTCTGTCGCTCGTCCACAAGGAACCTGAGCGCAGGCCGCGATCAGCGGCGGCAGTGATTGAGGTCTTGTCGCGTCCCGGCGGCGAACCGCTCGGTCTCGCCGAGCCGCAGGGATACACTGCGGCACCGGGCTTCCTGGGCCGCAGCGACGAACTGGCGGGCCTCAAGGCGATGCTGGACGACACGAGCAGGGGAACGGCGCGCGCCGCCTGCATCACCGGTGAGCGCGGCGTCGGCAAGAGCCGGCTGCTTTCCGAGTTCAGGTTCATGGCCCAGTTGGATGGCGCGACTATCGTTTCGTTCGAGCCGTCCTCGCTCGGCGGCGGGAGCCGGTCACTGGTGGGGATGACCCTAGACTACCTGAGCGCCCGCTCCCCGGTCGGCGGGCCCGATGCCGGCGAGAGCCGGGCCGCGACCACCGAGGAGAAATACCGGTTGTTCGATACCCTGGTCGGTGGTCTGAAGGAAATGAGTTCCTCGCCCCGGGTGCGGCACAGCCTCGTGCTGATTGTCGACGACTTCGAGCTTTACGACTCGACCAGTCTCGAGTTCCTGCGCTACCTTGTGTTCAGCCTCGGCAACGAACGGTTGATGGTGCTTGTAGCCGGCGTGAATGAAGCGCGGCTCCTCGACCTGGTCGCGGGGCTCGGACCGGCAAGCAGCTTCCGTCACATGGCGCTGCCGCCGATGGGAGAGAAGGAGGTCACCGCGTTGCTGGCTTCGCTGGTCGGTGAGCTGCCGGGCAGCGAACGCCTGACACAGTGGCTGATGCACGCCACCGGCGGCAGCCCGCTGTTTGTAATCGAGACCGTCCGTTCCCTCATTGACGGCAATGTCCTTGTCCGGCGGGGCAGTCGCTGGGCCCTGGTTGAGGACGCCCTGAGCGCGTCCAGCGCGCCGAGTTCAGTCACCGACGTCCTGCAGAAACGACTGGAGGCGCTGCCGGCGGATGAGCTGAGCGTTCTCCAGGTCGGTGCGACCACGTCCGGACCATTCACCGTGGGTTTCCTGAGCGCGGCACTCGGTCAGGACGAACGGACTCTGTTCAACGCAACTGCGAGACTGAAGTCGCAGGGCCTGCTGCGCAGTTACGCCGGCGACGCGGATGCGTCGTTTGTTCTTTCCAGCAAGATACTGGAGGCGACGGTTTCTGAACGATTGTCGGCCGCGGAGCGGCGCGAGTTGCACCGACGGGTCGCGGAGGTGCTGGAACTGCTGCACCCGGGCAAGCCGGACAAGCTGATTCATGACCTGGCCCACCACTATGCGCAGGCGGGCATCGAGGACAGAGCCTATGGCTATTCGCTGCGGGCCGGGGCTCGGGCGCGGGAAAACCGGCTGAACGAACAGGCGCTGGGTTGCTATGAGGCCGCCCTCGCCTTTTCGGCGCAGGCCCGGTCCGCCCGTGAACGCGTGGAGTTGCTCGAGCGGGTCGGAGAATTGCGTGAAGCTACCGGCAAGTATCCGGAGGCGGTCGACGCCTATTCGCGTGGCATGGCAATCGTCACCGCCGACCCGGAGCTGTCGCAGGACAAGACGCTGATGTCCCGATTTCTGCGCAAGCTGGGACTGGTGCAGCAGAAGCGGGGACAGCACCACCAGGCGCTGGACAGCTTCAACCAGGCGCTGCTGATGCAATCAGACCGGGCTACGCCCTTGTATATCGACATTCTCAGCGACCTGGGCTGGTCGTACATCGGGGTCGGCGGCTTTGGCCGGGCCGAGCAACTCCTGTCCGATGCCCTGCGACTGGCTGAGAGCTTGAAAGACCGGATGCCGGCGGTCTCCGGCCGACTTTCGGCCCGCTCGTTCTACAATCTCGGCGTGCTGGCCTGGTCGCGGGGCGATTCCGTGCTGTCGCAACAGCTGGTTGAGCGTGGCCTCGAAACGTATGAGGCAATCGGTGACAATCACAGCGCCGGCGAAGCCAGCCAGTTGCTGGCGACGCTCTGGTGGCGCCGGGGTGAGATCGCCAGGGCGCGGGAGCACTACCAGCGGTTCCTGTCGCAGCAACGGCGCTCGGGCGAGGTAGACTTCCTCCTGCGTTCACTGCAGGGGCTGGGGATCATCTGCCAGGAAGAGGGGCACTGGACCGAGGCGAATGACTACTTTGCCGAAGCCCTGAACCTGGCCGAGCGCATCGGCAACCGCGCAGCCACCGCCGACCTCAACTCGAACCTCGGGATGACGTGCGACGAACGCGGTGACTGGGACCAGGCGCTGGCCTTCTACCGGCGGGCGCTCGAGCTGCAGCCGCCGGCGTCGGCCGACTCGTACGGACGCCGGGTGGTGGTCATGGCGAACCTGGCCCAACTGCTTACCGGGCGTGGCGAAATGTCGGACGCCGAGCGGCTGCTCACTGAGGCCGAGGCGCTGGCAGCTCAGAATCCGAATCCTGACCTGAGGTTCGTGCTCGGCGTCTGCCGAATCCAGTTCCTGCTCCGGGCCGGGCGAATCGAACCGGCACGAAAAGCTATCGTCGATACGCTTCTGCCGGTCAGGCGCGAGCGCGCCCCGCGGCGCCTGGCCCAGCTTTATACGCTGGCGAGCGAACAGCGACTGGCTACCGGCGATTTTCTGCGGGCGGCCGAGGATGCGCGCCGGGCTCTCGGCTACTGCGGCGACCATACGACGTCGAAAGAGTACGCGATAGCGCTGCGGTTCTCGGGGTTGGCCAAGTGCATGCTTGAACGGGCCGACCGCGGGACCAGGGAGATTCGCCGGAGCATCGAACTGCTGCGGGACATCGGTTCCAGGCACGAACTCGCGCTTTCGCTCATGGCCTCGGCCCTGGCGCTGACCAGGCACAGCCGGGGCGAGATGCCGGTCGACCTGAACATCCCGCTATCCTTCCGCCCGGTCGCAGAGCAGGACGTCAGCGAGGCGCTGGCCAACCTCAGAGAAGCCCAGGCCATCCTTCGCTTGATCGGCGCTCGACCCGACGCGCAGCGGGCCGACGAGCTGCTGGAGACCGTCAACCACGTGTCGTCAACCATGCGGCTCAAGGCGCGCGGCCGGGAAGAGTATCTCAAGGTCTTCTACGAAGTCAGCCGGCTGATCGGCCTGGGACTGGAGAAGGAAGATTTTCTCGAACATGTCCTCGACTCGGTGATCAACGTCATCCAGGCCGAACGCGGCCTTCTTTTCCTCATGCAGCGCGGGAAGCTGGTGCCGGCGGCGGCGCGGAACGTCGACCACACTACCATCGAGGATGCCACTGCGATCTCCCGTTCGGTCCTGCGCCGCGTGCGGCGGCACGGCGAAATGGTTTTGAGCTCCGATGCCATGACTGACCCCCGCTTCAACACTTCGAACAGTGTGCTGCTCAACAAGATCCACTCGCTTCTCTGCGTGCCGCTCACCGTCGAGAACCGGGTCATCGGCACGATCTATGTCGACAGCCGGGTCACCTCGCACCTCTTCCTCGAGGAGGACATGAACCTGCTCATTTCCGTCGCAAGCCTGCTGGCTGCTACCATCGACAAGTCGGCGGCTTTCAAGAAACTGCAGGAGGACATGCTGGCGTTGCGCGAGGACATGCTGGTCGATGCCGCAACCGGGTACTTCCTGGGCCGCTCCCGGGCGATGAAGGAAGTGTACCGGGTGATCGACCGCATCGCGCCTTCCAGTTGCACGGTGCTGCTGACCGGAGAGACCGGTACCGGCAAGGGTGTGCTTGCCCGCCTGATTCACGCGAAGAGCGAGCGCCACGCCCAGGGGTTCATGTCCATTAACTGCGGCGCGCTGCCGGAGAACCTGTTCGAATCCGAACTGTTCGGACACGCCCGGGGCGCGTTCACCGGCGCGGTCAGGGACAAAGAAGGGCTGTTCGAGGCCGCGGTCGGCGGGACGGTATTCCTGGACGAGGTCAGCAACACGACCCTCGGCGTCCAGGCCAAACTGCTGCAGGTTCTCGATGAGAAGGTCACTCGCCGGGTCGGTGAGACCAAGCCGCGGCAGGTGGACGTCCGGCTCATCTGTGCGACAAACCGCGACATCCAGCAAGAGGTACAGACCGGGCGGTTCCGCGAGGACCTGTTCTACCGGATCAACGGCGTTACCATCAATGTCCCGGCTCTCCGCGAGCGTACGGGCGATGTAGAATTGCTGGCCACCTATTTCGTCAAACGCTATGCCGGTCAGCTCAACAAGGCTGTGGACGGATTCGAAGATGCGGTGTTGGAATCGTTTGCCGGCTACGCATGGCCGGGCAACGTTCGCGAGCTGCAGAACGTCGTCGAGCGTTCGGTCATAATGGCACAGAAGAATCTGATCACGACCGACGACGTGGGAACTCAGTTCTCTGAAGTCGAGAAAAGGCCTGACTCCGGCCGTGCGCAGCGGCGGCGTCTTGGGCGCGAAGAAATTGTGAAAGCGCTACGCGAGACCGGAGGAAACGTAAGCCAAGCCGCATATGTTCTCGCCATCCATCGTCGGCAGTTGCAGCGGCTTCTGCAACGCCACCAGATCGACCGAACAAACCCATACTAG